From Pseudorca crassidens isolate mPseCra1 chromosome 15, mPseCra1.hap1, whole genome shotgun sequence, one genomic window encodes:
- the PDXDC1 gene encoding pyridoxal-dependent decarboxylase domain-containing protein 1 isoform X2, translated as MDAPLEKIADPTLAEMGKNLKEAMKMLEDSQRRTEEENGKKLLSGDIPGPLQGSGQDMVSILQLVQNLMHGDEDEEPQSTRIQNIGEQGHIALLGHSLGAYISTLDKEKLRKLTTRILSDTTLWLCRIFRYENGCAYFHEEEREGLAKICRLAIHSRYEDFVVDGFNVLYNKTPVIYLSAAARPGLGQYLCNQLGLPFPCLCRVPCNTMFGSQHQMDVAFLEKLIKDDIERGKLPLLLVANAGTAAVGHTDKIGRLKELCEQYGIWLHVKGVNLATLALGYVSSSVLAATKCDSMTLTPGPWLGLPAVPAVTLYKHDDPALTLVAGLTSNKPTDKLRALPLWLSLQYLGLDGIVERIKHACQLSQRLQESLKKVNHVKILVEDELSSPVVVFRFFQELPGSAPGTHHSTLCLSELDSFTSYPGLNAIPAPNMAPSAVSQERHSCDSLNRWLGEQLKQLVPASGLTVMDLEVEGTCVRFSPLTTAAVLGTRGEDVDQLVACIQSQLPVLTCTLQLREEFKQEVMGTAGLLYVDDPNWPGIGVVRYEHANDDKSSLKSDPEGEKIHAGLLKKLNELESDLTFKMGPEYKSMKSCIYIGMASDDIDVSELVETIAVTAREIEENSRLLENMTEVVRKGIQEAQVQLQKANEERLLEEGVLRQIPVVGSVLNWFSPVQASQKGRTFNLTAGSLESTEHTYVYKVQGSGVTPPQTPSGARTKQRLPGQKPFKRSLRGSDAVSETSSVSHIEDLEKIEHLSGGQDASEANSPERHPGVPTPPEAEQTGALQDRAQRLEDDCPQMRKPRSTDLRFTQPVNSHL; from the exons AATCCAGAATATTGGAGAACAAGGTCATATAGCTTTGTTGGGGCACAGTCTGGGAGCTTACATTTCAACTCTGGACAAAGAGAAGCTGAGAAAACTTACAACTAGGATACTTTCAGACACTACCTTATGGCTATGCAGAATTTTCAG GTATGAAAATGGCTGTGCTTATTTCCacgaagaagaaagagaaggacttGCAAAGATCTGTAGGCTTGCCATTCATTCCCGTTATGAAGATTTTGTGGTGGATGGGTTCAATGTGTTATATAACAAGACGCCTGTTATATATCTAAGTGCTGCTGCTAGGCCTGGCCTGGGCCAGTACCTCTGTAATCAG CTTGGCTTGCCCTTCCCCTGCTTGTGTCGTGTACCCTGTAACACTATGTTTGGATCCCAGCATCAGATG GACGTTGCCTTCCTGGAGAAACTGATTAAAGATGACATAGAACGAGGAAAACTGCCCCTGTTGCTTGTTGCAAATGCTG GAACTGCAGCAGTAGGGCACACAGATAAGATTGGGCGTTTGAAAGAGCTCTGTGAGCAGTACGGCATATGGCTCCACGTGAAAGG TGTGAATCTGGCAACATTGGCTCTAGGTTATGTCTCCTCATCAGTGCTG GCTGCAACCAAATGTGACAGCATGACGTTGACTCCAGGCCCATGGCTGGGTTTGCCAGCAGTTCCTGCTGTGACGCTTTATAAGCACGATGATCCTGCCTTG ACTTTAGTTGCCGGTCTTACATCAAATAAGCCAACAGACAAGCTCCGTGCTCTGCCACTGTGGTTGTCTTTACAATACTTGGGACTTGATGGGATTGTGGAGAGGATTAAGCATGCCTGTCAGCTG aGTCAGCGATTGCAAGAAAGTTTGAAGAAAGTGAACCACGTCAAAATCTTG GTGGAGGATGAGCTCAGTTCGCCAGTGGTGGTGTTCAGATTTTTCCAGGAGTTACCAGGCTCAG cccctggcacccaccattctactctctgtctctctgaattaGACAGCTttacttcat ATCCAGGACTTAATGCCATCCCAGCGCCCAACATGGCCCCGTCAGCAGTCAGCCAGGAGAGGCACTCCTGCGACTCACTGAACCGCTGG CTGGGAGAACAGCTGAAGCAGCTGGTGCCCGCGAGTGGCCTCACGGTCATGGATCTGGAGGTGGAGGGCACGTGCGTGCGGTTCAGCCCCCTGACTACCGCGGCAG TTTTAGGAACTCGGGGAGAGGATGTGGATCAGCTCGTAGCCTGCATCCAGAGCCAGCTGCCAGTCCTGACCTGTACACTGCAGCTGCGAGAGGAGTTCAAGCAGGAGGTGATGGGAACAGCAGGTCTCTTATACGTTGATGACCCAAACTGGCCTGGAATAGGGGTTGTCAG GTATGAACATGCTAATGATGATAAGAGCAGTTTGAAATCAGatccagaaggggaaaaaatccatGCTGGACTCCTGAAAAAGTTAAATGAACTGGAATCTGACCTTACATTTAAAATGG GCCCTGAGTATAAAAGCATGAAGAGCTGTATTTACATTGGCATGGCAAGTGACGACATAGATGTTTCTGAACTAGTGGAGACCATTGCAGTCACAGCCCGAGAAATCGAGGAAAACTCCAGG CTTCTGGAAAACATGACAGAAGTGGTTCGGAAAGGAATTCAGGAAGCTCAGGTTCAACTGCAGAAGGCAAATGAGGAGCGACTTCTGGAAGAG GGGGTGTTACGGCAAATCCCCGTGGTAGGATCCGTGCTGAATTGGTTTTCTCCAGTACAGGCTTCACAAAAGGGAAGAACTTTTAACCTAACGGCAG GCTCCCTGGAGTCCACGGAACACACATACGTGTACAAAGTACAAGGCTCGGGAGTAACACCGCCTCAGACCCCCTCAGGCGCTCGCACTAAACAGAGACTTCCAG GCCAGAAGCCTTTTAAAAGGTCCCTAAGAGGTTCAGATGCTGTGAGCGAGACCAGCTCAGTCAGTCACATCGAGGACTTAGAGAAGATCGAGCACCTGTCGGGTGGGCAAGATGCCTCGGAAGCTAACAGCCCTGAGCGGCACCCAGGGGTGCCCACCCCTCCAGAAGCCGAGCAGACGGGGGCCCTCCAGGACAGGGCCCAGCGCCTGGAAGATGACTGCCCACAG atgaggaaaccaaggtccaCAGATTTAAGATTTACCCAACCTGTAAATTCTCACCTCTAG
- the PDXDC1 gene encoding pyridoxal-dependent decarboxylase domain-containing protein 1 isoform X4 → MIQGNRAISRSLITSAKTLSYTIADPTLAEMGKNLKEAMKMLEDSQRRTEEENGKKLLSGDIPGPLQGRIQNIGEQGHIALLGHSLGAYISTLDKEKLRKLTTRILSDTTLWLCRIFRYENGCAYFHEEEREGLAKICRLAIHSRYEDFVVDGFNVLYNKTPVIYLSAAARPGLGQYLCNQLGLPFPCLCRVPCNTMFGSQHQMDVAFLEKLIKDDIERGKLPLLLVANAGTAAVGHTDKIGRLKELCEQYGIWLHVKGVNLATLALGYVSSSVLAATKCDSMTLTPGPWLGLPAVPAVTLYKHDDPALTLVAGLTSNKPTDKLRALPLWLSLQYLGLDGIVERIKHACQLSQRLQESLKKVNHVKILVEDELSSPVVVFRFFQELPGSAPGTHHSTLCLSELDSFTSYPGLNAIPAPNMAPSAVSQERHSCDSLNRWLGEQLKQLVPASGLTVMDLEVEGTCVRFSPLTTAAVLGTRGEDVDQLVACIQSQLPVLTCTLQLREEFKQEVMGTAGLLYVDDPNWPGIGVVRYEHANDDKSSLKSDPEGEKIHAGLLKKLNELESDLTFKMGPEYKSMKSCIYIGMASDDIDVSELVETIAVTAREIEENSRLLENMTEVVRKGIQEAQVQLQKANEERLLEEGVLRQIPVVGSVLNWFSPVQASQKGRTFNLTAGSLESTEHTYVYKVQGSGVTPPQTPSGARTKQRLPGQKPFKRSLRGSDAVSETSSVSHIEDLEKIEHLSGGQDASEANSPERHPGVPTPPEAEQTGALQDRAQRLEDDCPQMRKPRSTDLRFTQPVNSHL, encoded by the exons AATCCAGAATATTGGAGAACAAGGTCATATAGCTTTGTTGGGGCACAGTCTGGGAGCTTACATTTCAACTCTGGACAAAGAGAAGCTGAGAAAACTTACAACTAGGATACTTTCAGACACTACCTTATGGCTATGCAGAATTTTCAG GTATGAAAATGGCTGTGCTTATTTCCacgaagaagaaagagaaggacttGCAAAGATCTGTAGGCTTGCCATTCATTCCCGTTATGAAGATTTTGTGGTGGATGGGTTCAATGTGTTATATAACAAGACGCCTGTTATATATCTAAGTGCTGCTGCTAGGCCTGGCCTGGGCCAGTACCTCTGTAATCAG CTTGGCTTGCCCTTCCCCTGCTTGTGTCGTGTACCCTGTAACACTATGTTTGGATCCCAGCATCAGATG GACGTTGCCTTCCTGGAGAAACTGATTAAAGATGACATAGAACGAGGAAAACTGCCCCTGTTGCTTGTTGCAAATGCTG GAACTGCAGCAGTAGGGCACACAGATAAGATTGGGCGTTTGAAAGAGCTCTGTGAGCAGTACGGCATATGGCTCCACGTGAAAGG TGTGAATCTGGCAACATTGGCTCTAGGTTATGTCTCCTCATCAGTGCTG GCTGCAACCAAATGTGACAGCATGACGTTGACTCCAGGCCCATGGCTGGGTTTGCCAGCAGTTCCTGCTGTGACGCTTTATAAGCACGATGATCCTGCCTTG ACTTTAGTTGCCGGTCTTACATCAAATAAGCCAACAGACAAGCTCCGTGCTCTGCCACTGTGGTTGTCTTTACAATACTTGGGACTTGATGGGATTGTGGAGAGGATTAAGCATGCCTGTCAGCTG aGTCAGCGATTGCAAGAAAGTTTGAAGAAAGTGAACCACGTCAAAATCTTG GTGGAGGATGAGCTCAGTTCGCCAGTGGTGGTGTTCAGATTTTTCCAGGAGTTACCAGGCTCAG cccctggcacccaccattctactctctgtctctctgaattaGACAGCTttacttcat ATCCAGGACTTAATGCCATCCCAGCGCCCAACATGGCCCCGTCAGCAGTCAGCCAGGAGAGGCACTCCTGCGACTCACTGAACCGCTGG CTGGGAGAACAGCTGAAGCAGCTGGTGCCCGCGAGTGGCCTCACGGTCATGGATCTGGAGGTGGAGGGCACGTGCGTGCGGTTCAGCCCCCTGACTACCGCGGCAG TTTTAGGAACTCGGGGAGAGGATGTGGATCAGCTCGTAGCCTGCATCCAGAGCCAGCTGCCAGTCCTGACCTGTACACTGCAGCTGCGAGAGGAGTTCAAGCAGGAGGTGATGGGAACAGCAGGTCTCTTATACGTTGATGACCCAAACTGGCCTGGAATAGGGGTTGTCAG GTATGAACATGCTAATGATGATAAGAGCAGTTTGAAATCAGatccagaaggggaaaaaatccatGCTGGACTCCTGAAAAAGTTAAATGAACTGGAATCTGACCTTACATTTAAAATGG GCCCTGAGTATAAAAGCATGAAGAGCTGTATTTACATTGGCATGGCAAGTGACGACATAGATGTTTCTGAACTAGTGGAGACCATTGCAGTCACAGCCCGAGAAATCGAGGAAAACTCCAGG CTTCTGGAAAACATGACAGAAGTGGTTCGGAAAGGAATTCAGGAAGCTCAGGTTCAACTGCAGAAGGCAAATGAGGAGCGACTTCTGGAAGAG GGGGTGTTACGGCAAATCCCCGTGGTAGGATCCGTGCTGAATTGGTTTTCTCCAGTACAGGCTTCACAAAAGGGAAGAACTTTTAACCTAACGGCAG GCTCCCTGGAGTCCACGGAACACACATACGTGTACAAAGTACAAGGCTCGGGAGTAACACCGCCTCAGACCCCCTCAGGCGCTCGCACTAAACAGAGACTTCCAG GCCAGAAGCCTTTTAAAAGGTCCCTAAGAGGTTCAGATGCTGTGAGCGAGACCAGCTCAGTCAGTCACATCGAGGACTTAGAGAAGATCGAGCACCTGTCGGGTGGGCAAGATGCCTCGGAAGCTAACAGCCCTGAGCGGCACCCAGGGGTGCCCACCCCTCCAGAAGCCGAGCAGACGGGGGCCCTCCAGGACAGGGCCCAGCGCCTGGAAGATGACTGCCCACAG atgaggaaaccaaggtccaCAGATTTAAGATTTACCCAACCTGTAAATTCTCACCTCTAG
- the PDXDC1 gene encoding pyridoxal-dependent decarboxylase domain-containing protein 1 isoform X5 codes for MIQGNRAISRSLITSAKTLSYTIADPTLAEMGKNLKEAMKMLEDSQRRTEEENGKKLLSGDIPGPLQGRIQNIGEQGHIALLGHSLGAYISTLDKEKLRKLTTRILSDTTLWLCRIFRYENGCAYFHEEEREGLAKICRLAIHSRYEDFVVDGFNVLYNKTPVIYLSAAARPGLGQYLCNQLGLPFPCLCRVPCNTMFGSQHQMDVAFLEKLIKDDIERGKLPLLLVANAGTAAVGHTDKIGRLKELCEQYGIWLHVKGVNLATLALGYVSSSVLAATKCDSMTLTPGPWLGLPAVPAVTLYKHDDPALTLVAGLTSNKPTDKLRALPLWLSLQYLGLDGIVERIKHACQLSQRLQESLKKVNHVKILVEDELSSPVVVFRFFQELPGSDPGLNAIPAPNMAPSAVSQERHSCDSLNRWLGEQLKQLVPASGLTVMDLEVEGTCVRFSPLTTAAVLGTRGEDVDQLVACIQSQLPVLTCTLQLREEFKQEVMGTAGLLYVDDPNWPGIGVVRYEHANDDKSSLKSDPEGEKIHAGLLKKLNELESDLTFKMGPEYKSMKSCIYIGMASDDIDVSELVETIAVTAREIEENSRLLENMTEVVRKGIQEAQVQLQKANEERLLEEGVLRQIPVVGSVLNWFSPVQASQKGRTFNLTAGSLESTEHTYVYKVQGSGVTPPQTPSGARTKQRLPGQKPFKRSLRGSDAVSETSSVSHIEDLEKIEHLSGGQDASEANSPERHPGVPTPPEAEQTGALQDRAQRLEDDCPQMRKPRSTDLRFTQPVNSHL; via the exons AATCCAGAATATTGGAGAACAAGGTCATATAGCTTTGTTGGGGCACAGTCTGGGAGCTTACATTTCAACTCTGGACAAAGAGAAGCTGAGAAAACTTACAACTAGGATACTTTCAGACACTACCTTATGGCTATGCAGAATTTTCAG GTATGAAAATGGCTGTGCTTATTTCCacgaagaagaaagagaaggacttGCAAAGATCTGTAGGCTTGCCATTCATTCCCGTTATGAAGATTTTGTGGTGGATGGGTTCAATGTGTTATATAACAAGACGCCTGTTATATATCTAAGTGCTGCTGCTAGGCCTGGCCTGGGCCAGTACCTCTGTAATCAG CTTGGCTTGCCCTTCCCCTGCTTGTGTCGTGTACCCTGTAACACTATGTTTGGATCCCAGCATCAGATG GACGTTGCCTTCCTGGAGAAACTGATTAAAGATGACATAGAACGAGGAAAACTGCCCCTGTTGCTTGTTGCAAATGCTG GAACTGCAGCAGTAGGGCACACAGATAAGATTGGGCGTTTGAAAGAGCTCTGTGAGCAGTACGGCATATGGCTCCACGTGAAAGG TGTGAATCTGGCAACATTGGCTCTAGGTTATGTCTCCTCATCAGTGCTG GCTGCAACCAAATGTGACAGCATGACGTTGACTCCAGGCCCATGGCTGGGTTTGCCAGCAGTTCCTGCTGTGACGCTTTATAAGCACGATGATCCTGCCTTG ACTTTAGTTGCCGGTCTTACATCAAATAAGCCAACAGACAAGCTCCGTGCTCTGCCACTGTGGTTGTCTTTACAATACTTGGGACTTGATGGGATTGTGGAGAGGATTAAGCATGCCTGTCAGCTG aGTCAGCGATTGCAAGAAAGTTTGAAGAAAGTGAACCACGTCAAAATCTTG GTGGAGGATGAGCTCAGTTCGCCAGTGGTGGTGTTCAGATTTTTCCAGGAGTTACCAGGCTCAG ATCCAGGACTTAATGCCATCCCAGCGCCCAACATGGCCCCGTCAGCAGTCAGCCAGGAGAGGCACTCCTGCGACTCACTGAACCGCTGG CTGGGAGAACAGCTGAAGCAGCTGGTGCCCGCGAGTGGCCTCACGGTCATGGATCTGGAGGTGGAGGGCACGTGCGTGCGGTTCAGCCCCCTGACTACCGCGGCAG TTTTAGGAACTCGGGGAGAGGATGTGGATCAGCTCGTAGCCTGCATCCAGAGCCAGCTGCCAGTCCTGACCTGTACACTGCAGCTGCGAGAGGAGTTCAAGCAGGAGGTGATGGGAACAGCAGGTCTCTTATACGTTGATGACCCAAACTGGCCTGGAATAGGGGTTGTCAG GTATGAACATGCTAATGATGATAAGAGCAGTTTGAAATCAGatccagaaggggaaaaaatccatGCTGGACTCCTGAAAAAGTTAAATGAACTGGAATCTGACCTTACATTTAAAATGG GCCCTGAGTATAAAAGCATGAAGAGCTGTATTTACATTGGCATGGCAAGTGACGACATAGATGTTTCTGAACTAGTGGAGACCATTGCAGTCACAGCCCGAGAAATCGAGGAAAACTCCAGG CTTCTGGAAAACATGACAGAAGTGGTTCGGAAAGGAATTCAGGAAGCTCAGGTTCAACTGCAGAAGGCAAATGAGGAGCGACTTCTGGAAGAG GGGGTGTTACGGCAAATCCCCGTGGTAGGATCCGTGCTGAATTGGTTTTCTCCAGTACAGGCTTCACAAAAGGGAAGAACTTTTAACCTAACGGCAG GCTCCCTGGAGTCCACGGAACACACATACGTGTACAAAGTACAAGGCTCGGGAGTAACACCGCCTCAGACCCCCTCAGGCGCTCGCACTAAACAGAGACTTCCAG GCCAGAAGCCTTTTAAAAGGTCCCTAAGAGGTTCAGATGCTGTGAGCGAGACCAGCTCAGTCAGTCACATCGAGGACTTAGAGAAGATCGAGCACCTGTCGGGTGGGCAAGATGCCTCGGAAGCTAACAGCCCTGAGCGGCACCCAGGGGTGCCCACCCCTCCAGAAGCCGAGCAGACGGGGGCCCTCCAGGACAGGGCCCAGCGCCTGGAAGATGACTGCCCACAG atgaggaaaccaaggtccaCAGATTTAAGATTTACCCAACCTGTAAATTCTCACCTCTAG
- the NTAN1 gene encoding protein N-terminal asparagine amidohydrolase isoform X1 → MPLLVEGRRVRLPQSAGDLVRAHPLLEERARLLRGQSVQQVGPQGLLYVQQRELAVTSPKDGSISILGSDDATTCHIVVLRHTGNGATCLTHCDGTDTKAEVPLIMNSIKSFSDHTQCGRLEVHLVGGFSDDRQLSQKLTHQLLSEFDRQEDDIHLVTLCVTELNDREENENHFPVIYGIAVNIKTSEIYRASFQDRGPEEELRAARALTGGPMISIYDAETEQLRIGPYSWMPFPHVDFWLQQDDKQILENLSTSPLAEPPHFVKHIRSTLMFLKKYPSPANTLFLGNKALLYKKNEDGLWEKISSPGS, encoded by the exons ATGCCGCTGCTCGTGGAGGGGCGGCGAGTGAGGCTGCCGCAGTCCGCTGGGGACCTCGTCCGAGCCCACCCGCTTCTGGAG gaAAGAGCCAGACTTCTCAGAGGTCAGTCTGTTCAACAAGTGGGACCCCAGGGCCTTCTGTATGTTCAGCAAAGAGAGCTTGCAGTGACCTCCCCAAAGGATG gcTCCATCTCCATTCTGGGTTCTGATGATGCCACCACTTGTCACATTGTGGTCCTGAGGCACACAG GTAATGGGGCTACCTGCTTGACACATTGTGACGGAACTGACACCAAAGCTGAGGTCCCCTTGATCATGAACTCCATAAAATCCTTTTCCGACCACACTCAATGTGGAAG GCTGGAAGTGCACCTCGTGGGCGGCTTCAGTGATGACAGGCAGTTGTCACAAAAACTGACTCATCAGCTTCTTA GTGAATTTGACAGACAGGAAGATGACATTCACTTGGTGACATTATGTGTGACAG AATTAAATGAccgggaagaaaatgaaaaccacttTCCAGTAATTTATGGCATTG CTGTCAACATCAAAACCTCGGAGATCTACAGAGCCTCCTTCCAAGACCGAGGTCCAGAGGAGGAGCTACGTGCCGCACGAGCTTTAACAGGAGGACCA ATGATTAGTATTTACGATGCAGAGACAGAACAACTTCGTATAGGACCATATTCCTGGATGCCATTTCCCCATGTGGATTTCTGGTTGCAGCAAGATGATAAGCAAATACTAGAG aacCTTTCCACGTCACCTCTGGCTGAGCCCCCCCACTTTGTTAAACATATTAGATCTACCttgatgtttttaaagaaatacccTTCTCCGGCTAACACGCTGTTTCTTGGAAATAAGGCTCTACTctacaaaaaaaatgaagatggcTTATGGGAAAAGATCTCTTCTCCaggaagctaa
- the NTAN1 gene encoding protein N-terminal asparagine amidohydrolase isoform X2, translated as MNSIKSFSDHTQCGRLEVHLVGGFSDDRQLSQKLTHQLLSEFDRQEDDIHLVTLCVTELNDREENENHFPVIYGIAVNIKTSEIYRASFQDRGPEEELRAARALTGGPMISIYDAETEQLRIGPYSWMPFPHVDFWLQQDDKQILENLSTSPLAEPPHFVKHIRSTLMFLKKYPSPANTLFLGNKALLYKKNEDGLWEKISSPGS; from the exons ATGAACTCCATAAAATCCTTTTCCGACCACACTCAATGTGGAAG GCTGGAAGTGCACCTCGTGGGCGGCTTCAGTGATGACAGGCAGTTGTCACAAAAACTGACTCATCAGCTTCTTA GTGAATTTGACAGACAGGAAGATGACATTCACTTGGTGACATTATGTGTGACAG AATTAAATGAccgggaagaaaatgaaaaccacttTCCAGTAATTTATGGCATTG CTGTCAACATCAAAACCTCGGAGATCTACAGAGCCTCCTTCCAAGACCGAGGTCCAGAGGAGGAGCTACGTGCCGCACGAGCTTTAACAGGAGGACCA ATGATTAGTATTTACGATGCAGAGACAGAACAACTTCGTATAGGACCATATTCCTGGATGCCATTTCCCCATGTGGATTTCTGGTTGCAGCAAGATGATAAGCAAATACTAGAG aacCTTTCCACGTCACCTCTGGCTGAGCCCCCCCACTTTGTTAAACATATTAGATCTACCttgatgtttttaaagaaatacccTTCTCCGGCTAACACGCTGTTTCTTGGAAATAAGGCTCTACTctacaaaaaaaatgaagatggcTTATGGGAAAAGATCTCTTCTCCaggaagctaa